The Corynebacterium occultum sequence AGGGCGTCGATAAGCGGGAGCGGTTAAGGACGACGCAGCGTCGGATAAGGCCAGGCCCGGGGCGGCATTCGCTGCTGCTCGAAGGGGTAACCGAGGGAAACATCCAGGTGGGAATAACCCGCCACCTTCATCTCTTCCGGCATGTGCAGATGTCCGTGCACCGCGCCAATGGCATTGAAGTCCCGGGTGAAAGAACGTGTCGCAGTTGTACCGCACCACAAGGCCATCTCCGGTTTAGCCATCCGAAGGGTCGGTTCCACCACCAGGGGCCAGTGATTCACCAGCAGAGTCGGCCCGGTGACGGTTGCCAGACGCTGCCGAGAATAGGCGACTCTTTCCTCACACCAGGCCGGAATATTGACATGGGGGGCGATGTAGAGCTCATCATCCAGTGTGGCCCGGGCCTGGCGGGCAGCCTCCAACGCCTGGGAGGCACTCAGGTGCGCAGGCCGGAAGGAATAGTCATAGAGGGTGAACAAGGGGGCGATGGTGACCTCGCCAAAACGGGGGTACTCATCCTCCGGAGTGTCCACCTGCACCTCACGCAGCAGATCCACCAGGAGCCGGTAGCGTTCCCTGCCCTTGAAACGTTCGCTGCGGCGGGCAAAAAGTTCATGATTCCCCGGGGTCCAGATGACCCGGGAATAACGACGCCGGAGATGGGCGAGCGTATCGACGATCTCGTCGATACGCTCCGCCACATCTCCGGCGACAATAAGCCAGTCCCCCGGATCCTTCGGCTGCAGCGCCTCAACTTTCCCGCGGTTGGCGGGGAAGCTGACGTGCAGATCCGAGACGGACCAGAGGGTGCTGCTCATCAACTAGTCCCGGGGGACCTCAACCATCTCGAAGACCTCGATCTTGTCTCCGACGGCGATGTTCGGGTAGGACAGCACCATACCGCACTCATAACCTGCGCTGACCTCGGTGGTGTCATCCTTCTCACGACGCAGCGAGACGATCTTCGCGGTGTCGGTGACGACGTTGCCGTCGCGCATGAGGCGGATGCTGGCGTTGCGGCGGACCTTGCCGGACTCCACCATGCAACCTGCGATGAGGCCGACTGCGGAAGCCTTGAAGATCGCGCGGATTTCGGCGGTGCCGACCGAGCGCTCCTCGTAGATCGGCTTGAGCATGCCCTTGAGAGCAGCCTCCACCTCTTCCAGAGCCTTGTAGATCACGGTGT is a genomic window containing:
- a CDS encoding metallophosphoesterase family protein encodes the protein MSSTLWSVSDLHVSFPANRGKVEALQPKDPGDWLIVAGDVAERIDEIVDTLAHLRRRYSRVIWTPGNHELFARRSERFKGRERYRLLVDLLREVQVDTPEDEYPRFGEVTIAPLFTLYDYSFRPAHLSASQALEAARQARATLDDELYIAPHVNIPAWCEERVAYSRQRLATVTGPTLLVNHWPLVVEPTLRMAKPEMALWCGTTATRSFTRDFNAIGAVHGHLHMPEEMKVAGYSHLDVSLGYPFEQQRMPPRAWPYPTLRRP